Genomic segment of Pseudoalteromonas sp. NC201:
TTTCTTTAGCACATTTAATTGCTCTTTTGATCATAGCGATTTTATTGGCTTTATTTTGCTTTATCAGTGTCACATGTACATTAGATTTAGCCAATTTAGCGCATAAATCAGCAATAATTTGCTGGTATACACTTTGTTGCCAATTTCCCTGAATGCCTAAAATCAACTGAGCACTAGAGATCAACCCACTTTCAAGCTGTGAATTCAATTGTTCACACACTTGACAAACACAACGATAAAACGCGGCAATATTATCATTTGGCAATACCAAAGGTAGTAAAAAACTCAATTGGGCAGTATCACCTTCGCGGATGAATTCAACTTGAGCATCAAAACGGCCAAAATCAGCTTGCCAAGTTTTCCCAATGAGCTTACGCATTTGATTAAATAAAAAAGACATTGATTAGCTACTTCCACAGGCGGCCAGCAACATCCCCCACTGGCGGCAAATTTTCATTTGATAACGGATAGAGTGTGCAGGGTGCCAACACAGCAGCGCCAATCTAACTAAATTAACCAAAAATCTGGCGAAAATTTTTAAGCCAAAAATGAAGCCACTGCGATTTTGATGAAAAATTTTGACATTAGTTTGGCCGACTCTAAAGCTACGCTTACGCACCCAACTTTTAGTTGCTCTTAGTTGATCATAATCTTCATAAGCCAAAGCCTTACCCTCATAGGCAAACTTAGCACCTAAAGCTTTAGCCCGGTGGAAAAAGTCGGTATCCTCACCACCTGAAATGCCAAATTGCAGATCGAACAATTGCCCGTGCATCTTTTGATAAATAGCCTTAGTTATCAAAATATTGCAAGAACTCAACGCCATTGAATCATGACTGCTCATCAATTGATGGCGATAGAAAAAAGGCACTTGACTCATCCAAGGTTCAACCTTAACTAAAAAGTTAGGAAGTGTATTACCCTGGACAATATCCGCTTCGCTTTGCAATTGACAATTAACCAACTGGTTAAGCCAATCACAATCTACTATTTCATCATCATCTACCATAGCAATGACACTAAAGTCATGTTCTTCAAATACCATCTGCAACAACATATTGCGAGCTACAGAAATATTGGCAGGCGCAACGGCACGAGTATGCAAAGTAAAACGATAATCGGCTAACCTGCTAGCCAACAAATTAACTGCTGATTGACTGTGATTATCATTGTCCACTACAAAAACACAAAATTGTGCAGAAAATTTCAGTTGATTAATTGAATCAAGCAAACGTAACAACGACTTTGGCCGTTGATAAGTTGGAATTCCTATGGCTACCTTATGCATCACAATACAACTAGCTATAAACTACCTTGGGACAAAGCAGCAGGCGCGTTGCCACTAATTAAACCAATACCATGCAGCAACAAATTATCACTGTGTTGATAGCTTTGATGTTTAGTCCATAAATAAACTCGGCTACCATGCTGTTGCGCTCTGGCAGCAAACTGTTCAGGCCACCCCCACAAGTATTCAGCAAATTCAGGTGACACAATAATGATGCGGTTTTTACACGAATTAGGATAAGACTCACTCCAACCAACCAGCGCGTAATCAATCAGACAAGTCTTTAAATCCCGTTGGGTAATACTGTTCACTTGCGGATTGAGGCTATGAATATAATCCACAACCTGAGCATTGCCGATATGTACAATTTGTTGCTGCATTTGAGGCTCTAAAGTATCGATAAACTCCAACAAAATACGCGATGCACGTTTAGCGGTGGTTTTTAGA
This window contains:
- a CDS encoding glycosyltransferase family 2 protein, yielding MLDSINQLKFSAQFCVFVVDNDNHSQSAVNLLASRLADYRFTLHTRAVAPANISVARNMLLQMVFEEHDFSVIAMVDDDEIVDCDWLNQLVNCQLQSEADIVQGNTLPNFLVKVEPWMSQVPFFYRHQLMSSHDSMALSSCNILITKAIYQKMHGQLFDLQFGISGGEDTDFFHRAKALGAKFAYEGKALAYEDYDQLRATKSWVRKRSFRVGQTNVKIFHQNRSGFIFGLKIFARFLVNLVRLALLCWHPAHSIRYQMKICRQWGMLLAACGSS